In Amaranthus tricolor cultivar Red isolate AtriRed21 chromosome 5, ASM2621246v1, whole genome shotgun sequence, a genomic segment contains:
- the LOC130813790 gene encoding dormancy-associated protein homolog 4, with translation MGFLDKLWDETLAGPAPEKGLARLRKYNSLSAVRSPNHPIVDVDNRYHGDHDDQTVPVSRSITILRSKSLSVDPGSPASSPSNSSGPSSPFSPGGTGKDPDPDHLKRFIRKKPTTVEASEHANATGPTVYDWILISALDR, from the exons ATGGGTTTTCTAGACAAGCTATGGGATGAAACATTGGCCGGACCAGCTCCAGAAAAGGGTCTAGCTAGACTTCGAAAGTATAATTCATTATCAGCCGTCCGATCACCAAATCACCCCATTGTTGATGTTGATAATCGTTATCATGGCGATCATGATGATCAGACGGTTCCTGTTTCACGCAGCATAACTATTCTTCGTAGCAAGAGTCTATCTGTTGACCCTGGATCTCCTGCTTCTTCTCCTTCCAACTCTAGTGGGCCCTCATCCCCTTTTTCAC CTGGAGGTACGGGTAAAGATCCAGATCCGGATCATTTGAAGAGATTCATCCGAAAAAAGCCGACGACGGTCGAAGCTTCGGAGCATGCTAACGCAACTGGTCCCACCGTTTATGATTG GATTTTGATAAGTGCTTTGGATCGTTGA